In the genome of Bacillus sp. S3, one region contains:
- a CDS encoding spore germination protein yields MPAIIGPVQIVNVSGGIVQFGDTVYISPKSSTKTFAGSGGFNTGGLIVANNGISGTNVLDTNLIDQPIAGNN; encoded by the coding sequence ATGCCAGCGATTATTGGTCCAGTACAAATCGTGAATGTGAGCGGAGGAATTGTCCAATTCGGAGATACTGTTTATATCTCTCCAAAGAGCAGTACGAAAACCTTTGCCGGCTCTGGAGGATTTAACACCGGTGGCTTAATCGTCGCGAATAATGGAATCAGTGGTACAAATGTACTTGATACAAATTTGATTGACCAGCCGATAGCCGGGAATAATTAA
- a CDS encoding Flp family type IVb pilin — MMNKMKALLTEEQGQGMTEYGLVLGVIAVGVVTILITMRTQITALFTKASTALTNMNDE, encoded by the coding sequence ATGATGAACAAAATGAAAGCTTTATTAACTGAAGAACAAGGACAAGGTATGACAGAGTATGGATTAGTGTTAGGTGTTATTGCTGTTGGAGTTGTTACCATCCTTATCACCATGCGAACTCAGATCACAGCATTATTCACTAAGGCTTCTACAGCATTAACAAACATGAACGATGAATAG
- a CDS encoding DUF192 domain-containing protein codes for MNLTNGAELAIYVSTADTFFKRLKGLMFSKSLPAGHGLLIQPCQSIHTFFMKYSIDVLYLSKDLEIVGMDETVQPAKVGKIRKKAYSVLELPAGTIQKTETKIGNYITIK; via the coding sequence GTGAATCTGACAAACGGAGCGGAACTGGCAATCTATGTATCAACCGCGGACACCTTTTTTAAAAGGTTGAAGGGTCTGATGTTTTCGAAAAGTTTACCAGCAGGACACGGCTTATTAATCCAACCCTGCCAATCGATCCATACCTTCTTCATGAAATACTCCATCGATGTCCTATACTTAAGCAAAGATTTAGAAATTGTAGGCATGGACGAAACGGTACAGCCTGCAAAGGTAGGAAAGATTCGAAAAAAAGCATATTCTGTACTGGAACTGCCAGCAGGCACCATTCAGAAAACAGAAACGAAAATTGGAAACTATATAACTATAAAATGA
- a CDS encoding prepilin peptidase: MWSNYLLIILLIICVITDLKERKIYNVVLFPSLLLAWIIHAATGGLSGLTTALLGTAVGLGILFIPYLLGGMGAGDVKLLGVIGGIKGIGFVLWASLYMALAGGIIAIFVLLFRKGFLKRTLYYIHSLKHGLHVSLIDGKETGKSTFPYGVAIAAGALYQIFFPGVLPL; encoded by the coding sequence GTGTGGAGTAATTATTTATTAATTATACTTTTAATCATCTGCGTCATTACGGATCTCAAGGAACGGAAGATTTACAATGTGGTGCTATTCCCAAGTCTCCTGCTGGCGTGGATCATCCATGCTGCAACTGGCGGCCTTTCCGGTTTGACAACGGCATTGCTGGGGACAGCTGTTGGGTTAGGAATTTTATTCATCCCCTATCTTCTTGGCGGTATGGGAGCGGGCGACGTTAAGCTGCTGGGTGTTATTGGCGGCATAAAAGGAATCGGGTTTGTGCTCTGGGCCTCCCTATATATGGCGTTAGCAGGCGGAATCATCGCTATTTTTGTGCTTCTTTTTCGTAAAGGGTTCCTCAAACGAACCCTTTACTATATCCATAGTTTAAAGCATGGTCTGCATGTTTCGCTCATCGACGGCAAAGAGACAGGGAAGTCAACATTCCCATACGGTGTTGCGATTGCAGCTGGAGCACTGTACCAAATCTTTTTCCCAGGTGTTCTCCCGTTATGA
- a CDS encoding spore germination protein, whose translation MPAIVGVAQVITLGNSSVFHIGDVYKIMPFATAKTFSGAGSFNTGDQVDVYNRLSSTNTSDPDVIDQNNFLNM comes from the coding sequence ATGCCAGCAATTGTTGGGGTTGCACAGGTCATTACACTTGGAAACAGCTCAGTTTTTCATATTGGCGATGTCTATAAAATTATGCCATTTGCTACGGCCAAAACATTTTCTGGAGCTGGTTCCTTTAATACAGGCGATCAGGTTGATGTTTACAACCGATTAAGTTCAACAAATACTTCTGACCCGGATGTCATAGACCAAAATAATTTCCTTAATATGTAA
- the addB gene encoding helicase-exonuclease AddAB subunit AddB: MAVRMVIGRSGSGKTTMFLEEILGSLAESPEGTPIIYIVPEQMTFLSEYRLAANSEVGGMIRAQVFSFPRLAWRILQETGGISRTHLSSVGMNMLIRKIIDEQKENLKIFQRAADKNGFIQQLEQMIIEFKRYCLKPEELIQESVKFGLGNTSDAKALNDKLKDLELIYSKFEDEIFDKYIDSEDYFRLLAEKISVSAFLKEAEIYIDGFYSFTPQEYLVLAELMKHCKRVSIAMTTDRLFLDSAPDELDLFRASGETCYNVYDLARTNGCVLEQPIMLKEQKKWNQPALAHLEGEFDARPAIAFHGTTAIQISQAVNRRAEIEGIAREIRDVVRKKGYRYREVALLIRNGGDYHEIVEPVFDDYQIPYFIDQKRTMLNHPLIELIRSSLEVINTYWRYEPVFRAIKTELLYPLQENPDKMREKMDRLENYCLAYGISGSKWVNKDRWIYRRIRGLELTGNVQTDAEKAMEQELNELKLMVTAPILRLSRRVKKADTGRKLCEAVYLYLEELDIPDKLEKWKIAAEEKGNLVRMREHEQVWNAVVELLDQYVEILGEEQVTLKTFSAILQAGFDSLNFSLIPPALDQVLIGDLEKSRLNEIKIVFVVGVNEGVLPAKISDEGILADEDRELLLAAGIDVAPSSRTRLLDENFLAYKAFTAPSDMLYVSYPLANDEGKALISSSYIKRLKDMFPEAGEGYYVTDPADVEESRQLSFVSNFTTTLSYLNTQLQWKKRNYPISNLWWDVYNFYLGSTWKSKAQKVLSSLYYSNSAIQLSKEVADELYGETIQASVSRMELYNGCAFSHFAQHGLKLRERQIFRLEAPDIGELFHAALKQIADIVNEQNMSWSELTRKQCEDLSKEAIKTLAPRLQNEILLSSERHHYITRKLEQIITRASLVLSEHAKVSGFSPIGLELGFGPNGDLPPLAFSLKNGKRMELAGRIDRVDQAKAEDDSVFLRVIDYKSSEKDVNLTEVYYGLALQMLTYLDIVITHSNELVEMKASPAGVLYFHVHNPFINAKKMLTIDEIEKEMMKKFKMNGLMLSDQRVIQLMDQTLESGDSQIVAAGIKKDGNLSKKSKVASLEEFDRLRYHVRELYQKTGNAIIEGQIDIAPYKLKDKTPCTFCSFKSVCQFDESIESNRYRMLTPHSKEDILALIRKEAEENE; encoded by the coding sequence TTGGCGGTAAGAATGGTAATTGGACGGTCCGGGAGCGGAAAAACAACGATGTTTCTCGAGGAAATACTTGGAAGTCTCGCGGAATCCCCAGAAGGCACACCCATAATTTATATCGTACCTGAGCAAATGACGTTTTTATCTGAATACCGTTTAGCCGCAAATTCAGAAGTAGGCGGAATGATACGTGCGCAGGTGTTCAGCTTTCCCCGTTTGGCATGGCGAATTCTGCAGGAAACAGGCGGGATTAGCCGTACCCATTTAAGCAGTGTCGGAATGAATATGCTAATTCGTAAGATCATTGACGAGCAGAAAGAGAATTTAAAGATTTTTCAACGTGCGGCTGATAAGAATGGTTTTATTCAGCAGCTGGAACAAATGATTATTGAATTTAAGCGGTACTGTCTTAAACCAGAAGAACTTATTCAAGAATCAGTTAAGTTTGGATTAGGGAACACGTCTGATGCAAAAGCACTGAATGATAAATTAAAAGATTTAGAATTGATTTATTCAAAATTTGAGGACGAAATCTTTGACAAATATATTGATTCAGAAGACTATTTCCGCCTGTTAGCAGAGAAAATATCAGTCTCTGCATTCTTAAAAGAGGCAGAAATCTACATCGACGGGTTTTATAGCTTCACTCCGCAAGAGTATCTCGTATTGGCGGAATTAATGAAGCATTGTAAACGTGTTTCTATTGCGATGACCACGGATCGGTTATTTTTAGACTCAGCCCCTGACGAGCTTGACTTGTTCCGGGCCTCTGGTGAAACATGTTACAACGTCTATGATTTAGCCAGAACAAACGGCTGTGTTCTTGAACAGCCTATTATGCTAAAAGAACAAAAAAAATGGAATCAGCCGGCGCTCGCTCATTTAGAGGGCGAATTTGATGCACGGCCAGCCATAGCGTTTCATGGTACGACAGCAATTCAAATCAGCCAGGCAGTCAATCGAAGGGCTGAAATTGAAGGGATTGCAAGGGAAATTCGCGATGTGGTCCGAAAAAAAGGGTACCGCTACCGGGAAGTTGCCCTCTTAATTAGAAATGGCGGGGATTATCATGAAATCGTTGAACCGGTTTTTGACGATTATCAGATTCCTTATTTTATCGACCAGAAAAGGACGATGCTCAATCACCCTCTTATCGAATTGATTCGCTCCAGTCTTGAAGTAATTAACACTTATTGGCGCTATGAACCAGTATTTAGAGCGATAAAAACCGAATTATTATATCCCCTTCAGGAAAATCCAGACAAAATGCGCGAGAAGATGGACAGGCTGGAAAACTATTGTTTAGCTTACGGGATTAGTGGCAGCAAATGGGTGAACAAGGATCGCTGGATTTACCGACGGATAAGAGGGCTGGAATTAACAGGGAATGTCCAAACCGATGCTGAAAAAGCGATGGAACAGGAATTGAATGAATTAAAGCTTATGGTGACTGCGCCAATATTACGTTTGTCAAGGAGAGTGAAAAAAGCTGATACAGGACGTAAGCTTTGTGAAGCCGTCTATTTATATTTAGAAGAATTAGATATTCCGGATAAGCTCGAAAAATGGAAAATAGCTGCTGAAGAAAAAGGCAATCTGGTAAGGATGAGGGAACATGAGCAAGTGTGGAATGCAGTTGTTGAACTTCTAGACCAGTATGTTGAAATACTCGGGGAAGAACAGGTCACACTAAAGACATTTTCTGCTATTTTACAGGCCGGCTTCGATTCACTAAATTTCTCGCTTATTCCCCCTGCACTTGATCAGGTTCTAATTGGTGATTTGGAGAAATCAAGGCTGAATGAGATCAAAATTGTTTTCGTAGTTGGTGTCAATGAAGGGGTATTGCCTGCGAAAATTTCTGACGAAGGCATTCTGGCTGACGAAGACAGGGAGTTGCTATTGGCAGCTGGCATCGATGTTGCACCAAGCAGCCGAACACGGCTCTTGGATGAAAATTTTCTTGCCTATAAAGCTTTTACGGCACCATCTGACATGCTTTATGTCAGCTATCCGCTTGCCAATGATGAAGGAAAAGCATTAATTTCTTCGTCATACATTAAGCGGCTTAAGGATATGTTCCCTGAAGCAGGTGAGGGGTATTACGTTACAGACCCTGCCGATGTGGAGGAATCAAGGCAATTAAGTTTTGTGTCAAACTTCACAACAACCTTGTCCTATCTTAACACACAGCTGCAATGGAAAAAGCGGAATTATCCAATTTCTAATCTGTGGTGGGATGTGTATAACTTTTACCTCGGAAGCACTTGGAAAAGCAAGGCGCAAAAAGTGTTGTCAAGCCTTTATTACTCAAACAGTGCCATTCAGCTTTCTAAGGAGGTTGCCGATGAATTATATGGTGAGACAATCCAGGCGAGTGTTTCAAGAATGGAATTATATAATGGCTGTGCCTTTTCTCATTTTGCCCAGCATGGACTGAAGCTTCGTGAACGGCAAATATTTCGATTGGAGGCTCCAGACATTGGCGAATTATTCCACGCTGCTTTAAAGCAGATTGCCGACATTGTCAATGAACAAAATATGTCCTGGTCCGAGTTAACCCGTAAGCAATGTGAAGACCTTTCCAAAGAGGCTATCAAGACATTAGCACCAAGGCTGCAAAACGAAATTTTGCTCAGCTCGGAACGCCATCATTATATTACGCGGAAATTAGAACAAATTATTACTCGTGCATCGCTTGTTTTAAGTGAGCATGCGAAAGTGAGCGGATTTTCACCGATTGGCTTAGAATTAGGGTTTGGCCCTAATGGTGACCTGCCCCCATTAGCCTTTTCATTAAAGAATGGAAAAAGAATGGAATTAGCGGGGCGTATTGACAGGGTCGATCAAGCAAAAGCGGAAGATGACAGTGTCTTTTTGCGGGTAATTGATTATAAATCGAGTGAGAAGGATGTCAATTTAACTGAGGTCTATTATGGTCTTGCCCTGCAAATGCTGACCTATCTTGATATTGTCATTACTCATTCCAATGAATTAGTAGAGATGAAAGCGAGTCCAGCAGGTGTCCTTTATTTCCATGTTCACAATCCATTTATTAATGCAAAAAAAATGTTAACCATAGATGAAATCGAAAAAGAAATGATGAAAAAATTTAAAATGAATGGATTAATGCTTAGTGATCAAAGGGTCATCCAATTAATGGATCAAACGCTGGAATCCGGAGACTCTCAAATTGTAGCGGCAGGGATCAAGAAAGATGGAAACTTATCTAAAAAATCAAAGGTAGCAAGTTTAGAAGAATTTGATCGTTTACGCTATCATGTCCGCGAACTATACCAGAAAACAGGTAATGCCATTATTGAAGGACAAATCGATATCGCCCCATATAAGCTAAAGGACAAGACACCATGTACATTTTGCTCCTTTAAATCGGTATGCCAATTTGATGAATCGATTGAAAGTAATCGTTATCGGATGCTGACACCGCATTCGAAGGAAGATATTTTGGCGTTAATTAGAAAGGAGGCAGAGGAGAATGAGTAA
- a CDS encoding TadE/TadG family type IV pilus assembly protein: MRKDERGQSLVETALILPIFLLILVGILDFGRLTYSYAHLHMAAQETVRLAGLGEKDADLTAFAQKYVHLGNKTDLVVLPSPKDSLRHSGDYVKVTLRYPFQFFTPFVSKLFPSPFMIETDSTIRVE, translated from the coding sequence ATGAGAAAAGATGAACGAGGCCAATCGCTGGTTGAAACAGCACTCATCTTACCAATCTTTTTATTGATTTTGGTGGGTATCCTTGATTTTGGCAGATTAACCTATTCCTATGCCCATTTACACATGGCTGCACAGGAAACAGTAAGGCTTGCCGGTTTAGGCGAAAAGGATGCGGATCTTACTGCCTTTGCCCAAAAATACGTTCATTTAGGGAACAAAACGGATTTAGTGGTCTTACCTTCACCGAAGGATTCCTTAAGGCACTCGGGAGACTATGTCAAGGTCACCCTGCGGTATCCCTTTCAATTTTTTACGCCATTTGTGTCAAAGCTGTTTCCCTCCCCGTTTATGATTGAAACGGATTCAACGATTCGCGTCGAATAG
- a CDS encoding spore germination protein GerPB: MNFYIQQSIQINFIKIGGITNSSVLQIGSAGIIKPLAHLYNTGGFIKPAPAGIKPEGQIPAPSEQILTPSVPLQAPVR, from the coding sequence TTGAATTTTTATATTCAGCAGTCCATTCAGATTAATTTCATAAAAATTGGCGGAATTACCAATTCCTCTGTCCTGCAAATTGGCAGTGCCGGAATCATAAAGCCTCTAGCACATCTATATAATACTGGCGGTTTCATAAAACCGGCGCCAGCAGGAATTAAACCAGAAGGACAAATACCGGCACCTTCAGAACAAATACTGACACCTTCAGTACCATTACAAGCTCCGGTCAGGTAA
- the addA gene encoding helicase-exonuclease AddAB subunit AddA, whose protein sequence is MSNFMIPSKPEGVTWTDDQWKAIVARNKDILVAAAAGSGKTAVLVERIIQKILSMDDPLNVDELLVVTFTNASAAEMRHRIGEALEKAIDLDPGSRHLRKQLTLLNKASISTLHSFCMEVIRKYYYLIDIDPGFRIADETEAQLIRDEVMDELFEEEYGKKDNQAFFTLVDSFTSDRSDAGLMEIVRSIYDFARSNPQPEQYLQSIVSMYDVADGDNIENLPFTEALLFDIKLQLEAAKEMIKRGLEVTKLPNGPAPRAENFLDDLLVIETLLSAQKDSWATLHQAMQAWSFSRAKQVKGDHYDKDLTDKAQKLREKAKKKIQDVKEELFSRKPESFLRDMREMLPLVETLAYLVREFSNRFEKIKKEKSLVDYADLEHYCLAILTEAISAEGEFLPSEAALAYRGHFKEVYCDEYQDTNMVQETILKLVTKDGEASGNLFMVGDVKQSIYRFRLAEPNLFLSKYNRFRVDGIDSGLRIDLARNFRSRKEVLDATNYLFKQIMGIKVGEIEYDEAAELIKGAPYPAEDPYPVEVLLIDQNAEEAEAAGDKEAEGEIEAAEFDAAELEQSQLEARVIAGKIKELVAAGAPVYNTKTKSQSAIMYRDIVILLRSMTWAPQIIEEFKQQGIPIYANLSTGYFEATEVSIMMSLLRVIDNPYQDIPLASVLRSPIVGLNEEDLSKIRIHRKHGSFWEAVSSFCLSKTAEDTEPFYAKVRSFFDWLTSWRSLARQGALSELIWQLYRDTGFYDFVGGLPGGKQRQANLRALYDRARAYEQTSFRGLFRFLRFIERMMDRGDDLGAARALSEQEDVVRIMTIHSSKGLEFPVVFMAGMARNFNMMDIRKSYMLDKEFGFAAKYVNAEKRISYPSLPQIAFKRKKRMEMLAEEMRVLYVAMTRAKEKLFMTAALKDAAKAIDKWNDVSSHTEWLLEDFERASAMSYIDWIGPALIRHQNCDELRNTSEKGKRVPVEITEHPSSWKIKVKSAEEIKKQETKLNMQEDYFLERVQKFEQVPAESSFAMEIKDRLTWEYSFPDATVHRSKQSVSEIKRFAEMTDEHSGTELVRRFKKSIIKRPKFMQEKQLSPAERGTAMHMVMQHVDLTIPVSEESIRRQLDWMVDNELLTPEQSAVIDSELIVQFFNSNLGRRYFHAKAIHREIPFTLSLPASEVYPNWKEADEFVFVQGIIDCILEDDHGLVLIDYKTDGITGRYRGGFHQAAPILEERYRVQINLYTKAIEQIWKRDVTERYLFFFDGAHILKVE, encoded by the coding sequence ATGAGTAATTTCATGATCCCTTCGAAGCCAGAGGGTGTGACCTGGACAGATGATCAGTGGAAAGCAATAGTGGCAAGGAATAAAGATATCCTTGTAGCGGCAGCGGCCGGTTCAGGGAAAACTGCTGTCCTTGTGGAAAGAATCATCCAAAAAATTCTTTCCATGGATGATCCGCTTAATGTTGATGAATTGTTGGTCGTGACGTTTACCAATGCTTCCGCAGCAGAAATGCGGCATCGAATTGGGGAAGCATTGGAAAAAGCAATTGATCTGGATCCGGGTTCAAGACATTTACGAAAGCAGCTCACCTTATTAAATAAGGCATCGATTTCAACTCTGCATTCCTTTTGTATGGAGGTCATCCGTAAGTATTATTATTTAATTGATATTGACCCGGGTTTTCGGATTGCCGATGAAACGGAGGCACAATTAATAAGAGATGAAGTAATGGATGAATTGTTTGAAGAAGAGTATGGAAAAAAGGATAATCAGGCCTTTTTTACTTTAGTCGATTCGTTCACGAGTGATCGAAGTGATGCTGGATTAATGGAAATTGTGCGCTCAATCTACGATTTTGCCCGTTCAAACCCCCAGCCGGAGCAGTATTTACAATCTATTGTTTCCATGTATGACGTGGCAGATGGAGACAATATAGAAAATCTCCCGTTTACAGAGGCACTTCTTTTCGATATTAAATTGCAATTAGAAGCGGCAAAGGAAATGATCAAGCGAGGGCTTGAAGTAACCAAACTGCCAAATGGCCCGGCGCCGAGAGCCGAAAACTTCTTAGATGATTTGCTAGTCATTGAAACACTTTTATCAGCGCAAAAAGATTCATGGGCGACACTACATCAAGCGATGCAAGCATGGTCATTTTCACGGGCAAAACAGGTTAAGGGAGACCACTATGATAAGGACCTGACTGATAAGGCCCAGAAGCTCCGGGAAAAGGCGAAGAAAAAAATCCAAGATGTAAAAGAAGAGCTCTTTTCCAGGAAACCGGAAAGCTTTTTACGTGATATGAGAGAGATGCTGCCACTTGTCGAAACGCTTGCCTATCTGGTAAGAGAATTTTCAAACCGATTTGAAAAAATAAAAAAAGAAAAAAGTCTTGTTGATTATGCCGATTTAGAGCACTACTGTCTCGCAATATTGACAGAAGCCATTTCAGCTGAAGGTGAATTTCTCCCATCAGAAGCAGCACTTGCTTACCGCGGGCATTTTAAAGAAGTTTATTGTGATGAATATCAAGACACAAATATGGTTCAGGAAACGATCTTAAAACTTGTAACAAAAGATGGGGAAGCAAGTGGTAATTTATTCATGGTCGGCGATGTCAAGCAGTCGATTTACCGCTTTCGACTAGCAGAGCCAAATCTCTTCTTAAGTAAATATAACCGCTTTAGGGTGGATGGCATTGATTCTGGCTTAAGAATCGATTTGGCACGGAATTTCAGAAGTAGGAAAGAAGTACTTGATGCCACCAATTATTTATTCAAACAAATCATGGGGATCAAAGTTGGAGAAATAGAATATGATGAGGCGGCGGAATTGATAAAGGGTGCACCATACCCAGCAGAAGATCCATATCCGGTAGAAGTGCTGCTAATTGATCAAAATGCGGAAGAGGCAGAAGCGGCCGGAGATAAAGAAGCGGAAGGCGAAATAGAAGCGGCTGAATTTGATGCAGCAGAGCTGGAACAATCGCAGCTTGAAGCAAGAGTCATAGCTGGAAAGATTAAAGAATTAGTTGCAGCAGGTGCACCTGTATATAATACAAAAACAAAATCGCAAAGCGCTATTATGTATCGGGATATCGTGATTCTCCTCCGCTCGATGACCTGGGCACCGCAAATTATTGAAGAGTTTAAGCAACAAGGAATTCCGATTTATGCGAATTTATCCACTGGATATTTTGAAGCGACAGAGGTATCAATTATGATGTCACTGCTCAGGGTGATTGATAATCCATACCAGGATATCCCTTTAGCTTCGGTGTTACGGTCACCCATCGTCGGATTAAATGAAGAGGATTTATCTAAAATTCGCATTCACAGGAAGCATGGCTCGTTTTGGGAGGCCGTTTCTTCCTTTTGCTTGAGTAAAACAGCCGAAGATACAGAGCCTTTTTATGCTAAAGTCCGAAGTTTTTTTGATTGGTTAACAAGCTGGCGCTCGCTGGCAAGACAAGGAGCGCTTTCAGAATTAATCTGGCAGTTATACAGGGATACTGGGTTTTATGATTTTGTTGGCGGACTGCCTGGAGGCAAACAGCGTCAGGCTAACTTAAGAGCTTTATATGACAGGGCAAGGGCCTATGAACAGACCTCTTTCCGCGGGTTATTTCGCTTTTTGCGATTTATCGAGCGCATGATGGATCGAGGAGATGACCTCGGGGCCGCAAGAGCGCTGAGTGAGCAGGAGGATGTTGTCCGGATTATGACGATTCATAGCAGTAAAGGGCTTGAATTTCCAGTTGTATTTATGGCGGGGATGGCACGGAATTTTAATATGATGGATATCCGAAAGTCCTACATGCTAGATAAAGAATTTGGATTTGCGGCTAAATATGTAAATGCAGAGAAACGTATTTCCTATCCATCCCTCCCGCAAATTGCTTTTAAACGGAAAAAAAGAATGGAAATGCTAGCAGAGGAGATGCGTGTCTTATACGTGGCGATGACGAGGGCGAAAGAAAAGCTCTTTATGACAGCAGCTTTAAAGGATGCGGCGAAAGCAATCGACAAATGGAATGATGTTTCCTCACATACTGAATGGCTGTTAGAGGATTTTGAGCGGGCATCGGCCATGAGCTATATCGACTGGATTGGACCGGCATTGATCCGTCATCAAAACTGCGATGAATTAAGGAATACAAGTGAAAAAGGTAAACGTGTACCGGTGGAAATCACTGAGCATCCGTCTTCTTGGAAAATTAAAGTGAAAAGTGCAGAAGAAATTAAAAAACAGGAAACGAAACTTAACATGCAAGAGGATTATTTTCTGGAAAGAGTTCAAAAGTTTGAGCAAGTCCCGGCAGAATCTTCATTTGCTATGGAAATAAAGGACCGGCTGACATGGGAATATTCCTTCCCCGATGCCACAGTCCATCGTTCAAAGCAATCTGTTTCAGAAATTAAACGCTTCGCAGAAATGACGGATGAGCATAGCGGTACGGAATTAGTTCGAAGATTTAAAAAGTCAATTATAAAACGGCCAAAGTTTATGCAAGAAAAACAGTTGAGCCCTGCCGAACGGGGGACGGCGATGCATATGGTGATGCAGCATGTGGATTTGACAATCCCTGTTAGTGAAGAATCCATTCGGAGGCAATTAGATTGGATGGTTGACAATGAATTGTTAACTCCGGAGCAGTCCGCGGTTATTGACAGTGAATTAATAGTGCAATTTTTCAACTCAAATCTAGGCAGAAGATATTTTCATGCCAAAGCCATTCACAGGGAAATTCCATTCACTCTTTCATTGCCTGCTAGTGAGGTTTACCCAAACTGGAAAGAAGCAGATGAATTTGTATTTGTCCAAGGAATCATTGATTGTATTCTGGAGGATGATCATGGGCTTGTCCTGATTGACTATAAAACAGATGGAATAACAGGAAGGTATAGGGGAGGCTTTCATCAGGCCGCACCAATCCTTGAAGAAAGATACAGGGTGCAGATTAACTTATATACGAAGGCGATCGAACAAATCTGGAAAAGAGATGTCACAGAAAGATATTTATTTTTCTTTGATGGAGCGCACATTTTAAAAGTAGAATAA
- a CDS encoding spore gernimation protein GerPD — translation MNFEVYNRILHVDNIKIMAVASSSLFMIGDTETIQLTSAFDTPPESLIIGPFVPLERDVTPGYANPNL, via the coding sequence ATGAACTTTGAAGTTTACAATCGCATCCTCCATGTCGATAATATTAAAATCATGGCGGTCGCAAGCTCCTCGTTATTTATGATAGGAGATACGGAAACCATCCAGCTGACATCTGCATTTGACACACCGCCAGAATCCTTAATAATTGGGCCATTTGTTCCGTTAGAACGCGATGTGACCCCTGGATATGCTAACCCGAATCTCTAG
- a CDS encoding spore germination protein GerPE, whose protein sequence is MLTRISSVDHIEVKQVAFSSVIQLGDSCILNGFSRALAIQREAEIFYGDEGNFPSYRTFKKPLPLPPITESISFLRHNINPIIKVNNIDVTAVSSSSVLHVGNTRNVSMEVRVKHIRQLLLEGHEQDI, encoded by the coding sequence ATGCTAACCCGAATCTCTAGCGTAGACCATATCGAAGTAAAGCAAGTGGCTTTCAGCTCCGTTATTCAGCTTGGAGATTCCTGCATTCTTAATGGATTTTCCAGGGCCCTTGCTATTCAAAGGGAAGCAGAAATATTCTACGGGGATGAAGGTAACTTTCCTTCCTATCGAACTTTTAAAAAGCCTCTGCCATTGCCGCCTATTACCGAATCAATATCTTTTTTACGCCACAATATTAATCCCATCATAAAAGTTAATAACATTGATGTTACGGCTGTTTCTTCTTCGTCGGTTTTACATGTTGGAAACACTCGAAATGTTTCGATGGAGGTAAGAGTTAAGCATATCCGTCAGCTGTTGCTCGAAGGCCATGAACAGGACATATAA
- the gerPC gene encoding spore germination protein GerPC, producing MYQDLYQYLQWLQMSIQAQEKRIEALEQTIQKLRADITQIGEKPAINVERIEYKFDQLKVETLEGTLNIGLNPNDLSGIEDFAVQNQSLKTPFSPKEQMRISMKIEEAIHDYLETDLPLIVNDAQRNMAIPANESYLSFIKEDIIKQLPNRIDYHLKTNSAKVQPDTNAPPIEEIIIEALKQEIQSGVIVFLTNLPENMKGMKTE from the coding sequence TTGTATCAGGATCTTTACCAATATCTTCAATGGCTGCAGATGTCTATTCAGGCGCAGGAGAAGAGAATTGAAGCTTTAGAACAGACAATTCAAAAATTAAGAGCTGATATAACGCAAATAGGGGAGAAACCCGCGATTAATGTGGAGAGGATTGAATATAAATTTGACCAATTGAAAGTTGAGACTCTTGAAGGAACGTTAAATATTGGCTTAAATCCTAACGATTTATCCGGAATTGAAGACTTTGCAGTACAAAATCAATCATTAAAAACCCCATTTTCTCCAAAAGAACAAATGCGAATATCAATGAAAATTGAAGAGGCGATCCATGACTATTTAGAAACGGACTTACCGCTAATTGTGAATGATGCTCAAAGGAACATGGCGATTCCAGCTAATGAATCCTATTTGTCCTTCATTAAAGAAGATATTATCAAACAGCTGCCTAACCGGATCGACTATCATCTTAAAACGAACTCCGCTAAGGTTCAGCCAGATACGAATGCCCCTCCAATCGAAGAAATCATCATCGAAGCACTAAAGCAGGAAATACAAAGTGGTGTTATCGTCTTTTTAACTAACTTACCTGAGAATATGAAAGGAATGAAGACGGAATGA